One Chitinophaga varians DNA window includes the following coding sequences:
- a CDS encoding bifunctional transcriptional activator/DNA repair enzyme AdaA, which produces MQLSFDRMYQASLEKDVAFEGVFFTAVKTTGIFCRPSCRARKPKPENIEFFSTTKECILKGYRPCKVCHPLEQLNQTPDDIRQLLQDLTDDPGLKIKDTDLLRRGIEPHQVRRWFLKNHGITFHAYQRMFRINSAFKKIQQGESVSGAAFDAGFESLSGFGDSFKNIFGVSPKKSRQQRIIDLKRLETPLGTMYACAVEEGVCLLEFTDRKMLETEFRYLSRVLNATIIQGDNPHFATLETQLKAYFNGQRTTFSVPLYMPGSAFQQSVWQVLQQVPYGATRSYKDQAVALGKPDAVRAVANANGMNKISILVPCHRIIGADGSLTGYGGGIWRKQWLLDFEKNNLR; this is translated from the coding sequence ATGCAATTGAGCTTTGACAGGATGTACCAGGCTTCGCTGGAGAAAGACGTGGCTTTTGAAGGGGTGTTTTTCACAGCGGTAAAAACGACCGGCATTTTCTGCCGGCCTTCCTGCCGCGCCCGGAAACCGAAGCCGGAGAACATCGAATTCTTCTCCACCACCAAAGAATGTATCCTGAAAGGGTATCGCCCCTGTAAAGTATGTCATCCGCTGGAACAGCTGAACCAGACGCCGGACGATATCCGGCAGCTGCTGCAGGACCTTACAGACGACCCGGGACTAAAGATAAAAGACACCGACCTGCTACGCCGTGGGATAGAACCACATCAGGTACGGCGCTGGTTCCTGAAGAACCATGGCATCACTTTCCATGCCTACCAGCGTATGTTCCGCATCAATTCCGCCTTTAAGAAAATACAGCAGGGGGAGTCGGTCAGCGGCGCCGCCTTTGACGCCGGCTTCGAATCCCTGAGCGGCTTCGGGGACTCTTTCAAAAACATCTTCGGGGTGTCACCCAAAAAAAGCAGGCAACAGCGGATCATTGACCTGAAACGGCTGGAAACCCCGTTGGGCACTATGTACGCCTGTGCGGTGGAAGAAGGCGTATGCCTGCTCGAGTTCACCGACCGCAAGATGCTGGAAACAGAATTCCGGTATTTGTCGCGCGTGCTGAACGCCACCATCATACAAGGCGACAATCCCCACTTCGCTACGCTGGAAACCCAGCTGAAAGCCTATTTCAACGGGCAAAGGACAACGTTCTCCGTGCCGCTGTATATGCCCGGGTCTGCGTTCCAGCAGTCGGTATGGCAGGTGTTGCAGCAGGTGCCCTATGGCGCTACCCGTTCCTATAAAGACCAGGCGGTGGCCCTTGGGAAGCCGGATGCTGTCCGCGCGGTGGCCAATGCCAACGGCATGAATAAAATCTCTATCCTTGTTCCCTGTCACCGCATCATTGGTGCTGACGGCTCTCTGACCGGCTATGGTGGCGGCATCTGGCGCAAACAATGGCTGCTGGATTTTGAAAAGAACAACCTCCGCTAA